The region GCGCCGTGGTCGAGCTCGCACTCGGCGCCGTCGGCCAGGGTTACCGTCGTCGGCTTCGAGGCGCGGCCCTGCGGGTTGCCGACCGCGGAGGTCCGCGCCGGGGCCGCCTGCTCGCTCGGGCTGGCGGGGTCGGAGGCCGGGAACGTCTCGGCCACCGCCTCGTCCTGCGCGTCCTGCACGGAGTCGCCGTCGACGTAGGAGGTCAGCGCCTCGCGGAACATCGGCTTGGCCGACGCGAGCGGGACGCGGTCCTGCGGGCGCTTCGGTCCGGCCAGGGACGGCTCGACGGTCGACAGGTCCAGCTCGAGCGTCTCGGAGAACGACGGCTCGACCGACGGGTCGTGCCAGAGGCCGTTGGTCTTGGCGTAGCTCTCGACGAGCTGGATCTGGTCGTCCTTGCGACCGGTGAAACGCAGGTAGCGCAGCGTCTCGTCGTCGATCGGGAAGATCGCGCAGGTCGAGCCGTACTCGGGGCTCATGTTGCCGATCGTGGCGCGGTTCGCGAGCGGGACCGCGGAGACGCCGCTGCCGTAGAACTCGACGAACTTGCCGACGACACCCTGCTTGCGGAGCATCTCGGTGATCGTCAGGACGAGGTCGGTCGCGGTCGATCCCTCGGGCAGCTCGCCGGTCAGCTTGAAGCCGACGACGCGCGGGATGAGCATGCTCACCGGCTGGCCCAGCATCGCGGCCTCGGCCTCGATGCCGCCGACGCCCCAGCCGAGCACGCCGAGGCCGTTGACCATGGTGGTGTGCGAATCGGTGCCGACCAGCGTGTCGGGGTAGGCGAGACCGTTGCGGGCGAAGACGACGCGGGCGAGGTACTCGATGTTGACCTGGTGCACGATGCCGGTGCCCGGGGGCACCACCTTGAACTCGTTGAACGCGCCCTGCCCCCAGCGCAGGAACTGGTAGCGCTCGATGTTGCGCTCGTACTCGAGCTCGACGTTGCGCTGGAAGCTGTCCGGCGTCCCGAAGAGATCCGCGATGACCGAGTGGTCGATGACGAGCTCGGCCGGCGCCAGCGGGTTGATCCTCGTCGCGTCGCCGCCGAGCTCGACCACGGCCTCGCGCATGGTGGCGAGGTCGACCACCGCGGGGACGCCGGTGAAGTCCTGCATCACCACCCGCGCGGGCGTGAACTGGATCTCGGTGTCGGGCTCGGCGTCGGGTCGCCAGCCGCCGAGCGCCCGGATCTGCTCCGCGGTGACGTTCTTGCCGTCCTCGGTGCGCAGCAGGTTCTCGAGCAGCACCTTGAGGCTGAACGGAAGCTTCTCGTACCCGTCGACGGCGTCGATGCGGAAGTAGTCCAGCGAGCTGTCGCCCACCGACAGCGACGCGCGGGATCCGAAGCTGTTCTTGCTCTCTGGGGCGGCTGCGGCCACGGCTGACTCCTGTTCGTCGAGATATCTTGACGTCAAGATACCACTGCGGACGACGGCGACGCGCGACGCGCGGACGTCGGGGGGAGGGGGACCGGGCCCGTAGGCTCACCGACCGTGACGGCAGGGTGGGCGCGCGTGCGCCTGCTCGCGTACGCGCTGTACGCGGCCGGGCTGGCCTGGTTCCTCATCACCGACGGAGTACCCACCGACCGGCTCGTCATCGCGGGCCTCATCGTCGGCGGTCTGCTGCTCACCCGCATCGGGGCGGGGTGGCGGGAACTCGGCCGCGTCGTCGTCGACTGGCTGCCCTTCACCGCCGTGCTGGTGCTCTACGACCGCACCCGTGCCCTCGCCGACGCCCTGGGCCTGCCGCTGCACGAGCAGGACGTGCTCGACGTCGAGCGGGCGCTGTTCGGCGGCACGGAGCCGACCCTGTGGCTGCAGCAGCACCTCTACGATCCCGCGGTCGTGCACTGGTACGACGTGGGGTGCACGCTCGTCTACTCGTCGCACTTCCTGGTGACGCCGGTGCTCGCGGCTGCGCTGTGGCTCCGCGAGCGCGCCACCTGGCTGCGCTACATCTCCCGGGTGGTCGCGCTGTCGGCCGCGGGGCTCGTCACCTACTGCCTCTTCCCGCAGGCGCCACCCTGGTACGCCGCCCGCAGCGGGCTCACCGAGCCGATCGCGCGGCTGTCGGCCCGTGGCTGGATCCCACTGCACCTGGGCGACGTGTCGCAGACCCTGGAGCACGCGCAGCGCGAGGGCGCCAACCCGGTCGCGGCGATGCCCTCGTTGCACACCGCGTTCGCGGTGCTCGTCGCCGTCATGGCCGTCACCCGGCTCCGCTCGCGGTGGCGGTGGCTCGCACTGCTCTATCCGCTCGCGATGGGTTTCACGCTCGTCTACACCGGCGAGCACTACGTCCTCGACCTGCTCGCCGGAGCGGCCTACGCGCTCGCGGTGCATGCCGCGCTGTGCCGGTGGGAGCAGCGTCGCGGCCGGGTCCTCGCCGCCGCGTAGTCCCTCGCCGGTGCGGCGTCGGGCTCAAGCCCGCCGTCGTGTTACCGATGTGACTGATGTTGCCGCTGATACGTTACGTTCCCAGTGTTGCCACTGGCGCTGATGAGGCGTAGATGGCACTCTGAGGCCGCTGAGCTTTCGTGTGCGGGGGCACGTCCGACGAACTGCGACGAAGAGAGACGCTGTGCAGGTTTGCCGTATCGGAGGCCGTCGGGTCACCGCCTGGGTCGCCGCCACGACGATCGCCGCCGGGATGTTCCTCGGCGTCCACGACGCGTCGGCCGCCCCGACCGCACCGCCCAAGCCGCCGACGACGAACCCGACGGACCAGCAGCTGCGTGACGCCGCGGCGCAGCGCGACGTCCTGGCCACGACCGTGGGCCAGCTGAGCGGCCAGATCGCGGCGGCCCAGGACCGGCTGCGCCGACTGCAGCAGCAGGCCGAGCTCGCCGAGCAGCGGGTGGCGTACGCCATCACGCAGTACCGCACGGCCCAGACCGAGTCGCAGCGAGCGCAGACGGCGTCGGTGACCGCGGCCAACCGGGTCAAGCAGGCGCAGGTCCGGTTCGCGCAGTACATGCAGACGATCTACGTGGACGGCCGCCCCAACGGGATGACCGGCACGTTGCTCACGGCGAACGACCCGTCCTCCCTGCTGCAGCAGACGAACTACCAGCAGTTCGAGGTCGACCAGAACGCCGGCGTGATCGGCGAGATGCAGCGGCTCTCGGTCGCCAGCTCCAACGCGCGGGCCAAGGCCGAGCGCGCCCGCCTGAAGGCGGCCAAGGCCAAGGTCGCGGCGGAGAAGGCCCAGCAGGCGGCCGCCGAGGCGGTCGCCGACCAGCGCAGCGAGCAGGCCGGTCTCGAGGCCACGCAGGCGCAGAAGCAGCAGCAGCTGACCGTGGCCAAGCAGAAGCAGGTGCAGCTGCTCAACAACCGCGCGACGTTCACCGAGTACGTCCGCGAACTGCGCGAGTACCGGGCGTACGTCGCCGAGCAGAAGCGCATCGCCGAGGCCAGGCGCCAGGAGCGGCTGCGACAGCAGCGGTTGCGCGAGGAGGCCGAGCGGCTCAAGGAGCAGGCCCGCAAGAATCGCAAGCACGGCGGCCACCACAGCGGCCGGTCGGCCGATGTGCAGACGTACAGCCCGCCCGCGCCCTCCGGGGGAAGCTGGTCGAGGTCGAAGGCCCGCGCGGCGATCGCCCGGGCGGAGTCGACCCTGGGCACGCCCTACGCCTGGGCCGGTGGCGGTGTCGGCGGACCGAGCTACGGCGCGTGCGTCCCGAGCGCCGGCGCGCCGAACGACTGCTACATCCGCGGCTACGACTGCTCGGGTCTGGTGATGTACGCCTGGGGCAAGAACTGGGCGCACTACGCCGACACCCAGTACAACCAGGCCGGCAGCTACCACCCCAGCCGGGACCGGCTCCGGCCGGGCGACCTCGTGTTCTTCGGCTACCGCGGCGGCGGGTCGGACCTGCATCACGTGGCGATGTACCTGGGCGGCGGCCGGATCATCGAGGCGCCGTACTCCGGCGGTGTGGTGCAGTACAACCGGCTGGACAACTACTCCGACTACTACGGTGCGACGCGCCCGCTGACGTGACGGGGAGCGCTCCGCCGCCGGGCGTGGCGCGGCGGTGCGACGCGTAGCGTGGACGCGGTGACCATCACGGACGAACCGGCACGCGGCGCGCTGCGTGACACGTTCGGCCGGACCGCGTCCGATCTGCGGATCTCGCTCACCGACCTCTGCTCGCTGCGCTGCACGTACTGCATGCCCGCGGCGGGGCTGGACTGGCTGACCAAAGCGCAGCGGCTCACCGACGACGAGTTCGTCCGACTGGCCGCGGTCTTCGTCGATCTCGGCGTGACCAGCATCCGGCTCACCGGCGGCGAGCCGCTCGTCCATCCGACGCTGTCCGATCTCGTGTACCGCCTCGCCGCGCTCGAGCCACGTCCGGAGCTGTCGCTCACGACGAACGGCGTCGCCCTCGACCGGCACGCGCGCAAGCTCGCCGACGCAGGCCTGGAACGGGTCAACGTCTCGCTGGACACCCTGGACCGCGAACGCTTCGCCCAGCTGACGCGACGCGACCGCTTCGACGACGTGCTCGGCGGCATCGCCGCGGCGGCCGACGCCGGCCTGTTCCCGCTCAAGGTCAACTCGGTGCTGATGCGCGGCAGCAACCTGCACGAGGCGCCGCAGCTGCTGACGTGGGCGCTGCGGCACGGGCACCGGTTGCGCTTCATCGAGCACATGCCGCTGGATGCCGATCACACCTGGTCGCGCGAGGACATGGTGACGGCCGAGGAGATCCTCGACCTGCTGCGGCACGCGGGCTTCGCACTGACCCCCGCGCCGACGCGGGGCAACGCCCCCGCGGAGGAGTTCGCGGTGACGGCGGGACCCCGGCACGACGAGTGGGCGACGCCGGTGGGCTCGCTCGGCGTCATCGCGTCGGTGACCCGGCCGTTCTGCCGCGACTGCGACCGGCTGCGACTCACTGCCGACGGCCAGCTGCGCAGCTGCCTGTTCGCCCAGGACGAGACCGATCTGCGGGCGCCGCTCCGGGCCGGGGCGTCCGACGACGAGCTCGCCGAGCTGATCCGCGCCGCGGTCGCCGGCAAGCAGGCGGGCCACGGGATCGGCGCCGTCGACTTCGTGCAACCGCGGCGCACGATGTCGGCCATCGGCGGCTGACCGGCCCCAGCGAGGGCGTGGGGCCGACGAGAGTAGCGGTGCCGCCGCACGGCGGTCGCGCCGTCGTCCACAGGGCGCGTGGCCGTCCACAGGCCGGTCGATCGGCGCCCACGCCGAACCGGCGCGCGGCACGGTCTGCGCATGATCTCCCTGCATCCGACACGGTGGCGCCGTCGCTGGCCCCGCCGGTCCCTCGCGCTCCTCTGTACCGCCGCCGCACTGCTCGCCGGCCTCGCCGTCGTCACGTCCGGGGGCGCCGCGTCGGCCGTCGCCAATTCGCTGCGGCCGGGGCTCGGCTACCGCCCCGCCGGCGAGTTCGTCGGCTACTACCTGACCCGCGACGGCACCAAGGTCTACTGCCTGAGCCCTCGGCGGGCCGCGCCGTCCTCGGTGTCGCTGCACACCGTCTCCCGCTACCCCGGCCTGGGTCGGGCGAGCAGTGCCGCCCTCGCCTACGCCGTGCGCATCTGGGGCGACGCGCGATCACCGCGCGCCGCGGCGGTCGAGAGCCAGGTGCTCAACACGCTCGCCGGCAACGGCACCGACGTGCGACGCCGCAACCGCCACCTCCCGGCGTCGCTGCGGCGGGACGTCGCGGCGCACGTGAGCCGGGCGCGCGCGCAGCGCGGCCCGTACACCGTCCGCCTCAGCACGCCGCGCGCCGTCCTGCCCGGCGGCCGTGCCACCGGCTCGGTACTCGTCCGATCCGCCGCGGGGCGTCCCGTGAGCGGGGTGCGGGTGCGCCTCACGGCGTCGCGCAACGCGGCCGTGCGCGGCGTCGTGCGCACCGGACGTGGTGGCAGCGCGCGATTCCGGTACGCGGTGACCGACGTCGGCGAGGTCCGGTTCGGTGCGCGGGCCAGCGCGTTGCCGCCGACCGCGGTGCGGGTGAGCCACCCGCACGCCGGCCAGCAGCGCATGGTGAGCTGGGCACCGACGACGGCTGCGCGCGCGTCCTCGTCGTTCCGGGCCGCGGCGTCGGGCTTCTCCCACCGCTACGGCTGCACCTCCGAGTGCGACGGCCGGCCGGTGACGGTGCTGCGTGCCTGTGCCCCGGCCGCGCGCGTCGCCAGCCGGCTCGTCTACCGGGTGGGCGGCCGCCGGGTCGTGGTGCCGTTCGCGGCGTCCGGTCGCCGGCGGTGCGTGTCCACGACGGTGACGAGCGCCGACGGGGACCGGGTGGGCGCGACGTGGCAGTACCGCGTCGGGCGGCACTGGTCGCGGGCGGTGGCGGCCGGGGGCACCTTCGTCGTCGACTGCCCGCCGGCGCCCGCGGTGGGGGTCACACTGGCCGCGAACTGCACCCGCGCCACGGTGACGATCGGTCTGGCGCAGCCCGGCGCCGGCGGCAGTTGGACGCCGCTGGTCAACACGTCACGGCATCGGATGGTCCTCGACGTCTCGGGGTCGCGCACGGCACGCGTGTACGCGGCCACCGGGCACGAGGCCGTATGGACGACGAGCGCGCGCTGCGGGGCGAAGCTGCACCTCGGTTTCCGGGGCGGCGTCCTGCGCGGCAGCGGCCGCTACAACTACGGGCCGAACTCGGCCGTGGTCACGCCGTGACCACCTCGACCGCGGTCGCGCCGGCGACCCGGTCGGCGACGTCAGTCGCCGCCGGCCGCCAGCGGGCCGCGGTCGAGCAGGAACCCGCGCCGGGCCAGGAAGTCGGCGAGGTGCTCGTCGTGCTCGTCGCACGCCAGCCAGTGCTTGACGCGACCGGCGGCGTGCAGCGTCGGGTTGCGCCAGCTCAGGTCGGTGGTCGCCGCGGCACGGCAGCCCTTCGCCGAGCAGCGCGGGCGCTCGCCGGCCGCATCGTCGCCCGGGCCGGGGTCGGACTCACGACCACTACCCAGCATCACTCGGGCACGGTACAGCGCGGCTCCCGTACCGTTGGTCGAGGTCCGGTCGACGATCGGGCGACCGCACGACGCACCACCGACGTCGCTGGGAGACCACGTGAGCGAGCCCGACAACCCGACCCACGGCATGGCCACGCCCGCTGCCGACGCCCAGGCACTCGAACGGGTCATGTTCGAGGTCAAGCGGGTGATCGTGGGTCAGGAGCGGCTCGTCGAGCGGCTGGTCGTCAGCCTGCTGGCGCAGGGGCACTGCCTGCTCGAGGGTGTGCCGGGGGTGGCCAAGACCCTCGCCGTCGAGACGCTGGCCAAGACGGTGACCGGCACCTTCTCCCGGTTGCAGTTCACGCCCGACCTCGTGCCGTCCGACATCGTGGGCACCCGCATCTACCGGCCCGGCGCCGAGCGCTTCGACACCGAGCTCGGCCCGATCATGGCCAACTTCGTGCTCGCCGACGAGATCAACCGCGCCCCGGCGAAGGTGCAGTCGGCGATGCTCGAGGTCATGGCCGAACGGCACGTGACGATCGGCGGCCAGCGCTTCGACGTGCCGAGCCCGTTCCTCGTGCTCGCGACGCAGAACCCGATCGAGTCCGAGGGCGTGTACCCGCTGCCGGAGGCCCAGCGCGACCGCTTCCTCATGAAGGTCGTCGTCGACTACCCGACCGCGGCCGAGGAGCGCGAGATCATCTACCGGATGGGCTCGCAACCGCCGGAGGCGAATCCGGTGCTGGGCATCGCCGACCTGCAGCGGCTGCAGGCCACGGCCAAGCGCGTCTTCGTCCATCACGCGATCGTCGACTACGTGGTGCGGCTGGTGCTCGCCACCCGCGCGCCGCAGCAGCTCGGCCTGAGCGACGTCAACCAATGGGTCTCCTACGGGGCGAGCCCCCGCGCGAGCCTCGGTCTCATCGCCGCCGGCCGGGCGATCGCGCTCACCCGCGGCCGGGACTACGTCCTGCCGCAGGACGTCCTCGACATCGCCGTCGACGTGCTCGCCCACCGCCTGGTGCTCAGCTACGACGCCATCGCCGACGGCGTGCCGGCGGCGCACGCGGTGCGCCGGATCCTGCAGGCGGTGCCGCTGCCGCAGGTCGCGTCGCGGCAGCGCGCCGGTCAGGCCGGCCCGCCGCCGCAGGGACAGCAGCAGGGGCAACTGGTCTACGGCCAGTCGGCGCCGCAGCAGCAGTCGCCGTGGGGTGAGCGCTCGGCGTGAATCCGCGCAACCCCGACGGGCCGGCCGCGGGACCGGTCGCGACCGACCACGGCCCGACGCTCGACGTGCAGGGGGCCGACGCCCTGCTGCGCCGTCTCGAGCTGGCGGTCCGCAACCGCCTCGACGGTCTGCTGCAGGGCAACTACCAGGGCCTCGTGCCGGGGCCGGGCAGCGAGCCGGGGGAGTCGCGGCCCTACGTCATCGGCGACGACGTCCGGCGCATGGACTGGCCGGTCACCGCGCGGACGACGACGCCCCACATCCGGCAGACCGTCGCCGACCGGGAGCTCGAGACGTGGCTCGTCGTCGACCTGTCACCGAGCATGGACTTCGGCACCGGCCGCAGCGAGAAGCGTGAGCTCGTGCTGGCCGCGCTGACGGCGGTCGTCCACCTGACGGTCCGCGGCGGCAACCGCGTCGGCGCCGTGGTCGGCACCGGCGAGCGCAGCGAGGTCATCCCGGCCCTGGGCGGCCGCGCGCACGCCCGGCACCTGCTGCGCCGCATCGCGCAGACGCCTCGTGCCGCCACCGGGGGCGCCAACGACCTCACCCGCATGCTCGAACAGCTGCGCCGACCGCAGCGTCGCCGCGGCCTCGTCGCCGTCGTGTCGGACTTCATGGACGGTGCCCTGCGCGACCAGGGCGCCGCGAGCGGCGAGCCGCCGCCGTGGGAACGGGCGCTGCGCGCGCTCTCGGGGCATCATCAGCTGCTCGCCGTCGAGATCCTCGACCCGCGGGAGCTCGAGCTGCCCGCCGCGGGCCTTGTCACCTTCGTCGACACCGAGTCCGGCCGCGAGCTCGAGGTGCAGACGTCGGATGTGAAGGTCCGCGCCCAGTACGCCGAGGCCGCTGCCGCCCAGCGCGCCCGCATCGCCGCCGGGCTGCGTCATGCCGGCGCCGCCCACCTGCAGTTGCGCACCGACCGGGACTGGATCGCCGACGTGGTGCGCTTCGTCGTCGCCCAGCGCCACTTCGTCGTCGGTGCCGTCGGAGCCGGAGTCCGCTGATGTTCCTCGACCCTGTCTGGTTGCTGCTGTTGCTGCTCGTCGCCGCGCTCGCCGTGGTCTACGCCGGGCTGCAACTGCGCCGCACGCGCTTCGTCGCCCGGTTCAGCAACGTCGACCTGCTCGGCAGCGTGGCCCCGCGCCGCCCCGGCTGGCGCCGTCATCTCACCTTCGGGCTGCTGCTCGTGTCGCTCGCGGTGCTGTCGGTCGGGGTCGCCAAGCCGTCGCGGGCGGTGAAGGTCCCGCGCGAGAACGCGACCGTCATGCTCGACATCGACGTGTCGCTGTCGATGAAGGCGACCGACGTGCTCCCGTC is a window of Jatrophihabitans endophyticus DNA encoding:
- a CDS encoding phosphatase PAP2 family protein, with translation MRLLAYALYAAGLAWFLITDGVPTDRLVIAGLIVGGLLLTRIGAGWRELGRVVVDWLPFTAVLVLYDRTRALADALGLPLHEQDVLDVERALFGGTEPTLWLQQHLYDPAVVHWYDVGCTLVYSSHFLVTPVLAAALWLRERATWLRYISRVVALSAAGLVTYCLFPQAPPWYAARSGLTEPIARLSARGWIPLHLGDVSQTLEHAQREGANPVAAMPSLHTAFAVLVAVMAVTRLRSRWRWLALLYPLAMGFTLVYTGEHYVLDLLAGAAYALAVHAALCRWEQRRGRVLAAA
- a CDS encoding C40 family peptidase, translated to MQVCRIGGRRVTAWVAATTIAAGMFLGVHDASAAPTAPPKPPTTNPTDQQLRDAAAQRDVLATTVGQLSGQIAAAQDRLRRLQQQAELAEQRVAYAITQYRTAQTESQRAQTASVTAANRVKQAQVRFAQYMQTIYVDGRPNGMTGTLLTANDPSSLLQQTNYQQFEVDQNAGVIGEMQRLSVASSNARAKAERARLKAAKAKVAAEKAQQAAAEAVADQRSEQAGLEATQAQKQQQLTVAKQKQVQLLNNRATFTEYVRELREYRAYVAEQKRIAEARRQERLRQQRLREEAERLKEQARKNRKHGGHHSGRSADVQTYSPPAPSGGSWSRSKARAAIARAESTLGTPYAWAGGGVGGPSYGACVPSAGAPNDCYIRGYDCSGLVMYAWGKNWAHYADTQYNQAGSYHPSRDRLRPGDLVFFGYRGGGSDLHHVAMYLGGGRIIEAPYSGGVVQYNRLDNYSDYYGATRPLT
- the moaA gene encoding GTP 3',8-cyclase MoaA; protein product: MTITDEPARGALRDTFGRTASDLRISLTDLCSLRCTYCMPAAGLDWLTKAQRLTDDEFVRLAAVFVDLGVTSIRLTGGEPLVHPTLSDLVYRLAALEPRPELSLTTNGVALDRHARKLADAGLERVNVSLDTLDRERFAQLTRRDRFDDVLGGIAAAADAGLFPLKVNSVLMRGSNLHEAPQLLTWALRHGHRLRFIEHMPLDADHTWSREDMVTAEEILDLLRHAGFALTPAPTRGNAPAEEFAVTAGPRHDEWATPVGSLGVIASVTRPFCRDCDRLRLTADGQLRSCLFAQDETDLRAPLRAGASDDELAELIRAAVAGKQAGHGIGAVDFVQPRRTMSAIGG
- a CDS encoding AAA family ATPase, which codes for MATPAADAQALERVMFEVKRVIVGQERLVERLVVSLLAQGHCLLEGVPGVAKTLAVETLAKTVTGTFSRLQFTPDLVPSDIVGTRIYRPGAERFDTELGPIMANFVLADEINRAPAKVQSAMLEVMAERHVTIGGQRFDVPSPFLVLATQNPIESEGVYPLPEAQRDRFLMKVVVDYPTAAEEREIIYRMGSQPPEANPVLGIADLQRLQATAKRVFVHHAIVDYVVRLVLATRAPQQLGLSDVNQWVSYGASPRASLGLIAAGRAIALTRGRDYVLPQDVLDIAVDVLAHRLVLSYDAIADGVPAAHAVRRILQAVPLPQVASRQRAGQAGPPPQGQQQGQLVYGQSAPQQQSPWGERSA
- a CDS encoding DUF58 domain-containing protein — protein: MNPRNPDGPAAGPVATDHGPTLDVQGADALLRRLELAVRNRLDGLLQGNYQGLVPGPGSEPGESRPYVIGDDVRRMDWPVTARTTTPHIRQTVADRELETWLVVDLSPSMDFGTGRSEKRELVLAALTAVVHLTVRGGNRVGAVVGTGERSEVIPALGGRAHARHLLRRIAQTPRAATGGANDLTRMLEQLRRPQRRRGLVAVVSDFMDGALRDQGAASGEPPPWERALRALSGHHQLLAVEILDPRELELPAAGLVTFVDTESGRELEVQTSDVKVRAQYAEAAAAQRARIAAGLRHAGAAHLQLRTDRDWIADVVRFVVAQRHFVVGAVGAGVR